The following coding sequences are from one Novosphingobium sp. Gsoil 351 window:
- a CDS encoding serine hydrolase domain-containing protein — protein sequence MQESLQDRSGNSSAIGLVAIKGICEPAFARVREAFAANFDPSLATPEVGASFTLMRGEDVVVDLWGGYSDSARTRPWTADTIVNTYSTTKGIAAACLAVAESRGLIEYGAPVARYWPEFGANGKSLVTVETLLSHQAGLSGLREPLTIEDLFDWDAMVARLAAAEPLWEPGTKAGYHALTWGFLAGELIHRTDGRSLGRFLAEEVAGPLGAEFYIGVPEAVDPRVAEMIAPLGEPTQSLAEMSEVLKLTLLNPYVDPCVPNRRDFRAAELPALNGTGNANGIARIYAPFANGGSFQGVQVLSRDAIQRATRLRFQGTDINTGVEARWSAGFFGNNAKQWYGPNPDAFGHSGWGGSMGYADPVAGISLGYAPNQMDANLNGDPRGLRLVEAVYACLADS from the coding sequence ATGCAAGAGAGCCTTCAAGACCGGTCCGGGAACTCCTCCGCAATCGGGCTGGTGGCGATCAAGGGGATTTGCGAGCCAGCCTTTGCCCGCGTTCGCGAGGCATTCGCGGCCAATTTCGATCCTTCGCTCGCCACGCCCGAAGTGGGGGCCAGCTTCACCCTGATGCGCGGCGAGGATGTCGTAGTCGATTTGTGGGGCGGATACAGCGATTCGGCGCGCACTCGGCCGTGGACCGCCGATACGATCGTCAACACCTACTCGACCACCAAGGGTATTGCCGCTGCCTGCCTCGCCGTGGCGGAGAGCCGCGGTCTTATCGAATACGGTGCGCCCGTTGCGCGCTATTGGCCCGAGTTCGGGGCGAACGGCAAATCATTGGTCACGGTCGAGACCCTGCTGTCGCACCAAGCCGGTCTTTCCGGTCTGCGCGAGCCGCTGACCATTGAGGACCTGTTCGACTGGGACGCCATGGTCGCGCGGCTGGCCGCGGCTGAGCCGCTGTGGGAACCCGGCACAAAGGCGGGCTATCACGCGCTCACTTGGGGATTTCTCGCGGGCGAACTGATCCACCGTACCGACGGGCGCAGCCTCGGCCGCTTCCTCGCCGAAGAGGTCGCCGGCCCACTCGGAGCCGAGTTCTACATCGGCGTTCCCGAGGCGGTGGACCCGCGCGTCGCCGAGATGATCGCCCCTCTGGGGGAGCCGACGCAGTCGCTCGCCGAGATGAGTGAAGTCCTCAAGCTCACTCTCCTCAACCCTTACGTCGATCCGTGCGTTCCCAACCGCCGGGACTTCCGCGCGGCGGAGCTCCCGGCGCTGAACGGCACCGGAAACGCCAACGGCATCGCGCGGATCTACGCCCCGTTCGCCAACGGGGGATCGTTCCAGGGCGTCCAGGTGCTCTCACGGGACGCGATCCAGCGAGCCACGCGGCTTCGGTTCCAAGGCACCGACATCAACACCGGCGTCGAGGCCCGTTGGAGCGCCGGCTTCTTCGGCAACAACGCCAAGCAGTGGTACGGGCCGAACCCGGATGCGTTCGGCCACAGCGGCTGGGGCGGGTCGATGGGTTACGCCGACCCCGTTGCAGGGATCAGTCTCGGCTATGCACCCAACCAGATGGACGCCAATCTCAACGGCGATCCCCGCGGGCTGCGGCTGGTCGAGGCAGTCTACGCCTGCCTGGCGGACAGCTGA
- a CDS encoding alpha/beta fold hydrolase translates to MPFATVEGGALYYEDMGEGTPILAIHGFSETAEYWLAGGVGQALAERFRFVPMDMRGHGRSTIVDGFDVVAVAADIDRLADHLNLSRFHLLGHATGSVAALRYAMQRPPRLASLAVTSAASATAMIPPGDEGAGDFFANMARFYAMRAWDEILPRIRLKPWPFLHQLDRHPEREALWSRIETVFTANDPRRLSRFVEQFYTDPDPRVKGLRSIACPVLVVSAEHDDLMREPEALVVRETPGARFADFAGVGHMTALEAPDRLSEMLLDFFAAVEPDRQPTPPQKAQA, encoded by the coding sequence ATGCCATTCGCAACCGTTGAAGGCGGCGCCCTTTACTATGAGGACATGGGGGAGGGCACGCCCATCCTCGCGATCCACGGGTTTTCGGAGACCGCGGAATACTGGCTAGCGGGCGGCGTCGGCCAGGCGCTGGCGGAGCGGTTCCGCTTCGTGCCCATGGACATGCGAGGCCATGGCCGCAGCACGATCGTGGACGGCTTCGACGTGGTCGCGGTCGCGGCAGACATCGACCGGCTCGCCGATCACCTGAATCTCTCTCGCTTTCACTTGCTCGGCCATGCCACCGGCAGCGTCGCGGCGTTGCGCTACGCGATGCAGCGGCCCCCGCGGCTCGCGTCTCTCGCGGTCACCAGCGCGGCCTCTGCGACGGCGATGATCCCCCCCGGCGACGAGGGCGCGGGCGACTTCTTCGCCAACATGGCGCGGTTCTACGCTATGCGCGCTTGGGACGAGATCCTTCCCCGCATCCGCCTCAAGCCGTGGCCGTTCCTGCACCAACTCGACCGCCACCCTGAGCGCGAGGCGCTGTGGAGCCGGATCGAAACGGTGTTCACCGCTAACGATCCGCGCCGGCTCAGCCGCTTCGTCGAGCAGTTCTACACCGATCCCGACCCGCGGGTCAAAGGCCTGCGATCGATTGCCTGCCCGGTGCTCGTCGTCAGTGCCGAACACGACGATCTGATGCGCGAACCTGAGGCCCTGGTCGTCCGGGAGACCCCGGGCGCCCGCTTCGCCGATTTCGCCGGTGTCGGCCACATGACCGCGCTGGAGGCGCCCGACCGCCTCTCCGAAATGCTGCTCGACTTCTTCGCTGCGGTCGAACCCGACCGACAGCCCACCCCACCGCAAAAGGCACAGGCATGA
- a CDS encoding aldehyde dehydrogenase family protein, which translates to MIVREAHYIDGEWRRAERAVGIEVVDPFTEEIIGKVPQATEAEIDGAVQAAARALPVWQETPVAERAAALRAIAAGLKSRRDEIAKVIRAELGMPIKQCRDIQLGMPIAILTTTADALEGYAFEETVGNAKVVREPVGVVGCIAPWNYPLHQIAAKIAPALAAGCTVVVKPSEVTPLSGLLLAEVIDACGLPAGVFNLVSGDGPTTGEAIVRHPQVDMVSFTGSTAAGKRVAALAAESVKRAALELGGKSATIVLDDADLDKAIKVSLGAAFLNSGQTCAAQTRLLVPEHRYDEVKAIAAAAIQRWTVGDPREETTRLGPLVSRRQQERVRRYIEEGLASGADVIRGDNDDSGQMGCSVPPVIFGRVDPASRLAQEEVFGPVLAILTYRDEDDAVRIANDSVYGLSGGVWSGDPERAERVARRIRTGQVAINGGAFNIAAPFGGYKQSGIGRENGRFGLEEFLETKALLL; encoded by the coding sequence ATGATCGTTCGCGAGGCGCACTACATCGACGGAGAATGGCGCCGGGCCGAGCGAGCGGTCGGGATCGAGGTCGTCGATCCGTTCACCGAAGAGATCATCGGCAAAGTACCGCAAGCGACTGAGGCCGAGATCGATGGGGCGGTCCAGGCCGCGGCCCGGGCTCTTCCGGTCTGGCAGGAGACGCCGGTGGCCGAGCGCGCCGCTGCGCTACGCGCCATTGCCGCCGGGTTGAAATCGCGTCGCGATGAGATCGCCAAGGTCATCCGCGCCGAGCTCGGCATGCCGATCAAGCAGTGCCGCGACATCCAGCTCGGCATGCCGATCGCCATCCTCACGACCACCGCCGACGCGCTCGAAGGTTACGCGTTCGAGGAAACGGTCGGCAATGCCAAGGTGGTGCGCGAGCCGGTAGGCGTCGTCGGCTGCATCGCGCCGTGGAACTATCCGCTCCACCAGATCGCCGCCAAGATCGCCCCGGCGCTCGCCGCCGGCTGCACGGTCGTGGTGAAGCCCAGCGAAGTGACGCCGCTGAGCGGCCTGCTGCTGGCGGAGGTGATCGATGCGTGCGGGCTTCCTGCGGGCGTCTTCAACCTTGTGAGCGGCGATGGCCCGACCACCGGTGAAGCGATCGTCCGGCACCCGCAGGTAGACATGGTAAGTTTCACCGGCTCCACCGCCGCCGGCAAGCGCGTCGCCGCGCTCGCGGCGGAGTCGGTCAAGCGGGCCGCACTTGAGCTGGGCGGCAAGTCGGCGACGATCGTCCTCGACGATGCTGATCTCGACAAGGCGATCAAAGTCAGCCTTGGCGCCGCCTTCCTGAACTCGGGCCAGACTTGCGCCGCCCAGACACGCCTCCTCGTTCCTGAGCACCGCTACGACGAGGTCAAGGCGATCGCCGCGGCCGCCATCCAGCGCTGGACAGTCGGCGATCCGCGCGAAGAGACCACCCGCCTCGGCCCGCTGGTATCGCGGCGCCAGCAGGAGCGGGTGCGACGCTACATCGAGGAAGGCCTGGCCAGCGGCGCGGACGTGATCCGCGGCGACAACGACGACAGCGGGCAAATGGGATGTTCGGTGCCGCCGGTTATCTTCGGCCGGGTCGACCCAGCCTCTCGCCTTGCGCAGGAGGAGGTGTTCGGCCCGGTGCTTGCGATCCTGACCTACCGCGACGAGGACGATGCGGTGCGCATCGCCAACGACAGTGTCTACGGATTGTCGGGCGGGGTGTGGAGCGGCGATCCGGAGAGGGCGGAACGCGTCGCCCGCCGCATTCGCACAGGGCAGGTCGCGATCAACGGCGGCGCTTTCAACATCGCGGCGCCGTTCGGCGGGTATAAGCAATCCGGCATCGGCCGGGAGAACGGCCGCTTCGGGCTCGAGGAGTTCCTCGAGACCAAGGCGCTGCTCCTTTGA
- a CDS encoding SDR family NAD(P)-dependent oxidoreductase — translation MTFDDSSTAAQVVAGHDLSGKKAIVTGAGSGLGIETAKALALAGAHIVLAVRDRAAGERVAAAIREQRPDARVEVGILDLSRSASIRAFAAAHASEPLAILINNAGVMVTPLGWTEDGLETQIGINHFGHFLLARELAGALERAAPARVVSLSSIGHVQSPVVFEDIHYRHRPYEKWQAYAQSKTANVLFAVELTRRWGGRGVTANAVMPGGIMTNLQREMSRKEMIAMQFIDENDTPHPMFKTPEQGAATSVWAATAPELDRVGGLYLEDCAIAAPWSEDQPYRGFAPHAVDSDASARLWEISEDFAARGDQP, via the coding sequence ATGACCTTCGACGATTCGAGCACCGCCGCCCAAGTCGTCGCCGGGCACGATCTCTCTGGCAAGAAGGCGATCGTCACCGGTGCCGGCTCAGGCCTTGGCATCGAGACCGCGAAGGCGCTGGCACTCGCCGGAGCCCACATTGTCCTGGCGGTGCGCGACCGCGCCGCCGGGGAGCGCGTGGCCGCGGCCATCCGCGAGCAGCGGCCGGATGCGCGGGTGGAGGTCGGTATCCTCGACTTGTCCCGCTCGGCTTCAATCCGCGCCTTCGCTGCCGCTCATGCGAGCGAACCGCTCGCGATCCTAATCAACAACGCCGGGGTCATGGTGACCCCTCTCGGGTGGACCGAGGATGGCCTCGAAACCCAGATCGGCATCAATCACTTCGGCCACTTCCTGCTCGCGCGCGAGCTCGCGGGCGCGCTCGAGCGCGCTGCGCCGGCCCGCGTGGTCTCGCTGAGCTCCATCGGCCACGTGCAGTCGCCGGTTGTCTTCGAAGACATCCACTACCGCCACCGCCCTTACGAGAAATGGCAGGCCTACGCTCAGTCGAAAACCGCCAACGTCCTGTTCGCGGTCGAGCTGACCCGCCGCTGGGGCGGCCGCGGGGTCACCGCCAACGCGGTGATGCCGGGCGGCATCATGACCAATCTCCAGCGTGAGATGAGCCGCAAGGAGATGATCGCGATGCAATTCATCGACGAGAATGACACACCCCACCCGATGTTCAAGACCCCCGAACAGGGCGCCGCGACGTCGGTCTGGGCGGCCACCGCGCCCGAACTCGACAGAGTGGGAGGTCTCTACCTGGAAGACTGCGCCATTGCCGCGCCGTGGAGCGAGGACCAGCCATATCGCGGCTTTGCGCCGCACGCAGTCGACAGTGACGCCTCAGCTCGGCTCTGGGAAATTTCCGAGGACTTCGCCGCCCGCGGAGATCAGCCGTGA
- a CDS encoding adenylate/guanylate cyclase domain-containing protein, translating to MEQAALMEQASPDSLAFRERFVAWLIHEGARARTIPDLLDGWCSLLNREGFEIYRCNLATEAVHPLVTNTRHVWFPHSADPGAINPAVIIARRQFQLGEAMVDEILFNTGSQRNPQYLASPFAKVEEVGELYELVRPEGEPQPYPLFDDLAMAGCSAYYGRRLTSFAGLLQKIGLSTMRAGGLDPARLADLRWSLDLVTLRLDTVMENIAKETLARCYVGVDPGRRVCDGMISRGAIVSDEAVVWFSDLRGFTTIGETLNEAGLVTSLNDYFDAVVPAIYAQGGEVLKYIGDAVLAVFPYRAYPDPGSACRAALEAARNGTQMLKRINARRSDAGQPLLRHGVGLASGTFSYGNIGARERLDFTAIGPTVNLASRIEGLTKDAGRTVLCTREIGRQSGLEMTSVGSFALKGIAQPVELFTPA from the coding sequence TTGGAGCAAGCTGCGCTGATGGAGCAGGCGAGCCCAGACTCGTTGGCATTTCGCGAGCGATTTGTTGCGTGGCTGATCCACGAGGGCGCGCGTGCTCGCACGATCCCGGACCTCCTCGACGGCTGGTGCAGCCTACTCAACCGCGAAGGCTTCGAAATCTATCGCTGCAATCTGGCGACTGAAGCTGTCCATCCTCTAGTCACCAACACCCGGCACGTGTGGTTTCCTCACTCGGCCGACCCGGGGGCGATCAATCCCGCCGTCATCATCGCGCGCCGCCAGTTTCAACTCGGCGAAGCTATGGTCGATGAGATCCTGTTCAACACCGGCTCGCAGCGCAACCCCCAGTACCTGGCGAGCCCGTTCGCCAAAGTGGAGGAGGTTGGTGAGCTCTACGAGCTGGTCCGGCCTGAGGGTGAACCTCAGCCTTATCCCTTGTTCGACGATCTCGCGATGGCTGGCTGCAGCGCGTACTATGGGCGTCGTCTGACGAGCTTTGCTGGTTTGCTGCAAAAGATCGGTCTGTCGACCATGCGTGCCGGCGGGCTAGACCCGGCAAGGCTCGCCGACCTGCGCTGGAGCCTCGACCTCGTCACGCTTCGCCTCGACACTGTGATGGAGAACATCGCCAAGGAGACACTGGCGCGATGCTATGTCGGCGTCGATCCGGGAAGGCGGGTCTGCGACGGGATGATCTCACGCGGTGCCATCGTTTCCGACGAGGCGGTCGTATGGTTTTCGGACCTGCGCGGGTTCACCACCATTGGCGAAACGCTTAATGAAGCGGGTCTGGTGACCTCGCTCAACGACTACTTCGACGCGGTTGTCCCCGCCATCTATGCCCAAGGCGGCGAGGTCCTGAAATACATCGGCGACGCGGTTCTGGCGGTGTTTCCCTATCGAGCCTACCCCGACCCAGGTAGCGCCTGCCGGGCTGCCCTCGAAGCTGCGCGCAATGGTACGCAGATGTTGAAACGGATCAATGCCCGCCGAAGCGATGCCGGTCAGCCGCTTCTCCGCCACGGGGTGGGTCTGGCGAGCGGAACCTTCTCCTATGGCAATATCGGTGCGCGCGAGCGGCTCGATTTCACGGCGATCGGCCCGACGGTAAATCTTGCGTCGCGGATCGAGGGGCTGACCAAGGACGCTGGCCGGACCGTCCTATGCACTCGCGAAATCGGCCGGCAATCAGGCCTCGAAATGACTTCAGTGGGCAGCTTTGCGCTTAAGGGCATCGCCCAGCCTGTCGAGCTGTTCACACCTGCATGA
- a CDS encoding acetyl-CoA hydrolase/transferase family protein, which produces MGDDALNVADIYRSKLTTPTQAVEAILSGSCLAMGMATAEPPALLTALADRVEGGLLSDLRLWYFHSMDHAAKTILRKDLLDRVRPHCMFLSSVERDLLRQLDGRESIPIEFVPTAFSESSRLLSERVKPNTFITTVSPMDRHGYFTFGTSNDYGSTVARSAQHLIVEVNRYMPRVFGDSLLHVSEVDAIVEYNTPLPEVAFKRPAAEDETIARTIAAMIDDGACLQMGIGSLPNAVCAMLSGHRDLGIHTELMTPGLANLIKCGAVTNRLKKTYAGRSVFTFAMGDRGFYDFLDDNPSMHSLPVQIVNDPRLIAKNDDVVSVNATLQVDLGGACNSEHMLGKQYSGAGGQLDFVRGAAASLRGKSIIACHSTAKGGTVSRIVTALDGPVTTPRNDSDIIVTEFGAVELKGKSLSERAQALIRIAHPKFHEQLEASCH; this is translated from the coding sequence GTGGGCGACGACGCCTTGAACGTAGCGGATATCTATCGTTCGAAGCTGACAACGCCCACGCAGGCGGTTGAAGCCATCTTGTCCGGGTCCTGCCTAGCGATGGGCATGGCGACGGCAGAGCCCCCCGCGCTGCTCACTGCGCTTGCCGATCGAGTGGAAGGCGGCCTGCTTTCGGACCTAAGGCTCTGGTATTTCCATTCAATGGACCATGCGGCGAAGACGATCCTGCGCAAGGATCTCTTGGACCGGGTCCGGCCTCACTGCATGTTTTTGAGCAGCGTCGAGCGAGATCTGCTCAGGCAGCTTGATGGGCGAGAAAGTATTCCCATCGAGTTCGTGCCGACGGCCTTCAGCGAGTCCTCGCGCCTTCTTTCAGAGCGGGTGAAGCCGAACACGTTTATCACCACAGTCTCGCCGATGGACCGCCACGGCTATTTCACATTTGGGACCAGCAACGACTACGGTTCCACTGTCGCTCGCTCGGCCCAGCATCTTATCGTCGAGGTGAACCGGTACATGCCGCGGGTGTTCGGCGACTCGCTGCTCCACGTCTCGGAAGTTGATGCCATCGTCGAGTACAATACACCCTTGCCCGAGGTTGCTTTCAAGAGGCCCGCTGCCGAGGACGAGACCATCGCGCGAACGATTGCCGCAATGATCGATGACGGCGCATGTCTGCAAATGGGTATTGGTTCGCTTCCAAACGCGGTCTGCGCAATGCTCAGCGGCCACCGCGATCTGGGCATCCATACCGAGCTGATGACACCCGGCCTTGCCAACCTCATCAAGTGCGGTGCCGTCACCAATCGCCTCAAAAAGACCTATGCCGGCCGGAGCGTCTTCACGTTCGCCATGGGCGATCGCGGCTTCTACGACTTCCTCGATGACAATCCTTCGATGCACAGCTTGCCTGTGCAGATCGTCAACGACCCCCGCCTGATCGCCAAGAACGACGATGTCGTCTCGGTGAATGCGACGCTCCAGGTGGACCTCGGCGGAGCCTGCAACTCCGAGCACATGCTCGGCAAGCAGTACAGCGGAGCCGGGGGCCAACTCGATTTTGTCCGCGGCGCGGCAGCTTCGCTTCGAGGTAAGTCGATCATCGCCTGTCATTCAACCGCCAAAGGTGGGACGGTTTCGCGCATCGTCACCGCCCTCGACGGCCCGGTTACGACGCCCCGAAACGACAGCGACATTATCGTGACCGAATTTGGAGCGGTCGAGTTGAAGGGCAAGTCGCTCTCCGAACGCGCGCAAGCGTTAATCAGAATCGCCCATCCAAAGTTTCACGAACAGCTGGAAGCGAGCTGCCACTAA